From a region of the Candidatus Eremiobacteraceae bacterium genome:
- the ispG gene encoding flavodoxin-dependent (E)-4-hydroxy-3-methylbut-2-enyl-diphosphate synthase, which translates to MTLDQVPQWSGVRERDAQPPLAPRRAARRVNVGRIAIGGGAPISVQSMTTTKTDDWAATLDQVERLAAAGCEIVRISVPDQKAAAACKKIKQGASVPLVADIHFDHRFALAAIEAGWDKLRLNPGNIRDAQKVREVVRAAKAQSMPIRIGVNMGSLAPDIVQSLGRTPAGMVESARRHIRILEELDFFDTVVSLKAHDVRSTVLAYRMLAAECDYPLHLGITEAGTLRTGTVKSSVGLGILLAEGIGDTIRVSLAADPIEEVPVCWEILKSLGLRERGPEITACPSCGRVQVDILKLAELVEQVTAEYRAPVKVAVMGCAVNGPGEASMADVGIAGGKGMGLIYRDGVKVRSLPEAELLGGLREEIEKVIAERYPGYR; encoded by the coding sequence GTGACGCTCGATCAGGTTCCGCAGTGGAGCGGCGTGCGCGAACGCGACGCGCAGCCTCCGCTTGCTCCTCGGCGCGCCGCGCGCCGCGTGAACGTCGGACGAATCGCGATCGGCGGCGGGGCGCCGATCAGCGTGCAGTCCATGACCACGACCAAGACCGATGATTGGGCCGCCACGCTCGACCAAGTGGAGCGGCTGGCTGCGGCGGGCTGCGAGATCGTCCGCATCTCCGTGCCGGATCAGAAAGCCGCGGCAGCGTGCAAGAAGATCAAACAAGGCGCAAGCGTACCGTTGGTCGCCGACATCCATTTCGACCACCGCTTTGCTCTGGCAGCCATCGAGGCCGGCTGGGATAAACTGCGCCTGAACCCTGGCAACATCCGCGATGCGCAGAAGGTCCGCGAGGTCGTGCGCGCGGCCAAGGCGCAGTCCATGCCGATCCGCATCGGCGTGAACATGGGCTCGCTCGCGCCCGACATCGTCCAGTCGCTCGGACGCACGCCGGCAGGCATGGTAGAATCCGCGCGCCGGCACATCCGCATCCTTGAGGAGCTCGATTTTTTCGACACCGTCGTATCGCTGAAGGCGCATGACGTGCGCTCGACGGTGCTCGCCTATCGTATGCTCGCGGCCGAGTGCGACTATCCGCTCCATCTCGGCATCACCGAAGCCGGTACGCTGCGCACCGGAACGGTGAAGAGCAGCGTGGGACTTGGTATCTTGCTGGCCGAGGGCATAGGCGACACAATCCGCGTATCGCTTGCCGCAGACCCGATCGAAGAGGTTCCCGTCTGCTGGGAGATTTTGAAATCGCTCGGCCTGCGCGAGCGCGGACCGGAGATCACCGCATGCCCTTCGTGTGGCCGCGTGCAAGTCGATATCCTCAAGCTCGCGGAACTCGTCGAACAGGTGACGGCGGAATATCGCGCGCCGGTAAAGGTCGCAGTCATGGGCTGCGCCGTCAACGGACCGGGTGAAGCATCCATGGCGGATGTGGGCATCGCCGGCGGTAAGGGGATGGGGCTCATCTATCGCGACGGCGTGAAAGTGCGCTCATTGCCCGAGGCGGAACTCTTAGGCGGCCTTCGCGAGGAGATAGAAAAAGTTATCGCCGAGCGATATCCCGGCTATCGTTGA
- a CDS encoding M50 family metallopeptidase, with amino-acid sequence MLAVLVVFHEFGHFVFAKRFGVHVEEFAVGFGPRLASVTRGGTAYSINALPLGGYCKMRGEDTADDGTADPGNFQHKKLWQRFVIILAGPVFNLILAVAIYALIGFTFGVPTGRTNIIDSVIPGAPAARAGLLAGDEIVAFNGQPVKSGDQLVDSIHREVVKPVTVDVRRGKAILHYRITTESSTLPNGATVGLLGFIPRTTFVQGSALAALGFGFTNVGDFVNLEVTSIVSAIQRRDSSAIHGTVGVARIVIQAEQSGAIYVLTIAGDLSVVLALFNLLPIPALDGGRLAFLVVEGVRGRPVDPEKEGLVHLTGFAVIMLLFIVVTYHDIAQWVSGKGGL; translated from the coding sequence ATGCTTGCCGTCCTCGTCGTATTCCACGAATTCGGGCATTTCGTCTTTGCGAAGCGCTTCGGGGTTCACGTCGAGGAGTTCGCGGTCGGCTTCGGCCCAAGGCTCGCATCCGTCACCCGCGGCGGCACCGCGTACAGCATTAACGCGCTGCCGTTAGGCGGCTACTGCAAGATGCGAGGCGAGGACACCGCCGACGACGGGACTGCCGACCCCGGCAATTTTCAGCACAAAAAGCTTTGGCAGCGGTTCGTCATCATTTTGGCGGGACCGGTTTTCAACCTTATACTCGCCGTTGCGATCTACGCGCTGATCGGCTTCACGTTCGGCGTGCCGACGGGCAGGACCAACATCATCGATTCGGTGATTCCCGGTGCGCCCGCAGCGCGTGCCGGGCTGCTGGCGGGAGACGAGATCGTCGCCTTCAACGGTCAACCCGTGAAGAGCGGCGACCAACTCGTCGATTCGATCCATCGTGAAGTCGTCAAACCGGTGACCGTCGATGTGCGTCGCGGTAAAGCGATCCTTCACTATCGGATCACGACGGAATCGAGCACGCTTCCCAACGGCGCCACGGTTGGGCTCCTCGGCTTCATACCGAGAACAACTTTCGTTCAGGGATCTGCGCTCGCGGCGCTTGGTTTCGGTTTTACGAACGTCGGCGATTTCGTCAACCTCGAGGTGACATCGATCGTGAGCGCGATACAGCGCCGCGACTCGTCCGCGATCCATGGCACCGTCGGTGTGGCACGGATCGTGATCCAGGCTGAGCAATCGGGCGCGATCTACGTGCTCACGATCGCCGGCGACCTTTCGGTCGTGCTCGCTTTGTTCAATCTCTTGCCGATCCCGGCGCTCGATGGCGGCCGCTTAGCGTTCCTCGTCGTGGAAGGCGTGCGCGGACGACCGGTCGACCCTGAGAAAGAAGGCCTTGTGCATCTCACCGGTTTCGCGGTGATCATGCTGCTGTTCATCGTGGTGACCTACCACGACATCGCACAATGGGTCTCCGGAAAGGGAGGCCTGTGA
- a CDS encoding glycosyltransferase family 39 protein → MTDAVRRRLPLLGVLVLAAALRLYGLHNPILDHPGWRQGDEAAIARNFAQLENDIGRPQTDYDGPPPNYVELELQIVPYLAAQAYRAFGVHEIFARLIVIAFSLGTVVLLYLFGRDVFSRRAGLVAALAFAVAPGAVYYGRTFTPDTVMLFFMTGTLYWWWRFCDRRDRADFAWAVIFGAFAWLAKPVALIAFVPIVALEVSRRSWRGMLQDGYLYAYAVLTLIPSFFYFRHVHDIAEWHWASGITQLHVLPALRTALTSAHGLLGALQGMLALLRMLASTVLGPVLFATAVFSWFALPRDERERDRLWFFGGWLAAFAAYAFTVVNVERVDYYLFPILPLAALITGGALDSFAGLRALRADVPTLAALGAALFVVVYANMLEIHAYYTWSRPVYSAASELDRVLPEGALVVMGHYDPSVLYVIGRKGWEEDPLLWTVHDMQSAQRKGAAYFIAVELPRLRANKALYAYLQRFARVPVSSGWRVYDLRRRAPSGDG, encoded by the coding sequence GTGACTGACGCCGTCCGGCGGCGGCTGCCGCTGCTCGGCGTTCTCGTGCTCGCGGCCGCGCTGCGGCTATACGGCTTGCACAACCCGATCTTGGACCACCCCGGATGGAGGCAAGGCGACGAAGCAGCGATCGCGCGCAACTTCGCTCAACTCGAGAACGACATCGGCAGGCCCCAGACAGATTACGACGGACCTCCGCCGAATTACGTGGAGCTCGAACTCCAAATCGTGCCCTATCTCGCCGCGCAGGCATATCGCGCTTTTGGCGTCCACGAGATCTTCGCGCGGCTCATCGTCATAGCGTTCAGCCTCGGCACGGTCGTGCTCTTGTATCTCTTCGGCCGTGACGTTTTCTCGCGGCGCGCCGGGCTGGTCGCCGCCCTTGCGTTTGCGGTCGCGCCGGGCGCCGTGTATTACGGCAGGACGTTCACGCCGGACACGGTCATGCTGTTCTTCATGACGGGCACGCTCTATTGGTGGTGGCGTTTTTGCGATCGCCGCGACCGTGCCGATTTCGCATGGGCCGTGATCTTCGGCGCGTTCGCGTGGCTTGCCAAACCGGTCGCGCTCATAGCGTTTGTTCCGATCGTCGCGCTGGAAGTGTCGCGCCGCTCTTGGCGGGGAATGCTACAAGACGGCTATCTCTATGCGTATGCCGTGCTCACGCTTATCCCCAGCTTCTTCTACTTCCGTCACGTGCACGACATCGCAGAGTGGCACTGGGCATCCGGCATCACGCAACTCCATGTCCTGCCTGCGCTGCGCACCGCTCTGACGTCTGCGCACGGCCTGCTCGGCGCCTTGCAAGGCATGCTCGCGCTCTTGCGCATGCTTGCGTCGACCGTCCTCGGGCCCGTGCTCTTCGCGACCGCAGTTTTCTCTTGGTTCGCTCTCCCGCGCGATGAGCGAGAGCGCGATCGTTTATGGTTCTTCGGCGGATGGCTCGCCGCGTTCGCCGCGTATGCCTTCACCGTCGTGAACGTCGAACGCGTCGACTACTATCTATTTCCTATACTGCCGCTCGCCGCGCTCATCACGGGCGGCGCGCTCGATAGTTTCGCCGGCTTACGCGCGCTGCGTGCGGACGTGCCCACGCTCGCCGCGCTCGGCGCCGCGCTGTTCGTGGTCGTCTACGCGAACATGCTCGAGATCCACGCTTACTACACGTGGAGCCGCCCGGTGTATTCGGCAGCAAGCGAACTCGACCGCGTGCTCCCCGAAGGGGCCCTCGTGGTCATGGGTCACTACGATCCGTCCGTGCTCTACGTCATAGGACGCAAGGGCTGGGAGGAAGATCCGCTGCTGTGGACCGTGCACGACATGCAGAGCGCTCAACGGAAGGGCGCGGCCTACTTCATCGCCGTCGAACTTCCGCGCCTGCGCGCGAACAAAGCGTTGTACGCATATCTGCAGCGCTTCGCACGCGTGCCGGTTTCATCGGGTTGGCGTGTGTACGACCTGCGGCGGCGGGCGCCGTCAGGGGATGGGTAG
- a CDS encoding polysaccharide deacetylase family protein, whose translation MRIVVAAVAAVFMYHHVAPDSPPGRYARALTVSPQEFAQQLLWLRRRGCTLVRAAQLVRDARDGELAPCEVALTFDDGYADASTIAAPLLVADGAVGTFFISTGLVGTAGHVSVAQVRSLNEQGMELGAHTVHHSDLTLLSATARAAEIDDSIAALQSWTKAPVSDFAYPAGRWDSRVEATLARAGIGAAFTTEPGRIGPRAMTDLFALPRYRVLHGAGVALFRTVLGAGAFAGPAAPSQAALVSIARERAEGNDAPIAELIGVRLLQNSYSEPIEKVRVLNVPPATVAGIMLSGRGLHAPVTPDGFEADARDMAAAALAAAPSVGEVDVWAVVPQPVPAGATVAGDLAVPTDRTVFSIAVIRGRAPERAYIDAAWAADLNRRNRAWRN comes from the coding sequence ATGCGGATCGTTGTTGCGGCGGTCGCGGCGGTGTTCATGTACCACCACGTGGCGCCTGACTCGCCCCCCGGTCGATACGCTCGCGCGCTGACGGTCTCTCCGCAAGAATTCGCGCAACAGCTCTTGTGGCTGCGCCGGCGTGGTTGCACGCTCGTGCGCGCCGCTCAGTTGGTCCGCGATGCGCGCGACGGCGAGCTCGCTCCGTGCGAAGTCGCCTTGACCTTCGATGACGGCTACGCCGATGCTTCGACGATCGCGGCCCCGCTGCTCGTCGCAGACGGCGCAGTTGGCACGTTCTTCATCTCGACCGGTCTGGTCGGAACGGCCGGCCACGTTTCGGTCGCGCAAGTGCGCAGCCTGAACGAACAGGGCATGGAGCTCGGCGCGCACACCGTCCATCACTCCGACTTGACCCTGCTCTCCGCGACGGCGCGCGCCGCCGAGATCGACGATTCGATCGCCGCTCTGCAATCGTGGACAAAAGCACCGGTGAGCGATTTTGCGTACCCCGCCGGCCGCTGGGACTCGCGCGTCGAAGCAACGCTCGCGCGCGCCGGGATCGGCGCCGCGTTCACGACCGAACCTGGCAGAATCGGACCGCGAGCGATGACCGACCTCTTCGCCTTACCGAGATACCGGGTGCTGCACGGCGCCGGCGTCGCGCTGTTCCGCACGGTCCTCGGGGCGGGCGCGTTCGCCGGACCCGCAGCACCGAGCCAAGCTGCGCTCGTCTCGATCGCGCGCGAACGCGCCGAGGGGAACGATGCTCCCATAGCCGAACTCATCGGCGTCCGGCTCCTGCAGAACTCGTATTCCGAGCCGATCGAGAAGGTCCGCGTTTTGAACGTGCCGCCGGCGACCGTCGCCGGCATCATGTTATCCGGCCGCGGGCTGCATGCGCCCGTGACGCCCGACGGATTTGAGGCGGACGCACGCGACATGGCGGCGGCGGCGCTTGCCGCCGCGCCGAGCGTCGGCGAAGTTGACGTGTGGGCGGTCGTGCCGCAACCTGTGCCGGCCGGGGCGACGGTCGCCGGTGACCTGGCCGTACCTACCGATCGCACGGTATTCTCGATCGCGGTGATCCGCGGGCGTGCGCCGGAGCGAGCATACATCGATGCGGCCTGGGCCGCAGATCTGAATCGACGAAATCGAGCATGGCGGAACTGA
- a CDS encoding DUF2837 family protein, whose protein sequence is MDVFRHFPDLYLIVAAVLYMFAQALQMASGAARLAGVRTKRVATGLTLFNLFATTGRLLNLFYAPLLSSLTDHARSTHDVTGFDASLRLVMIAATFGAAIGGALIPWSARILARGIGSFERSGSLIAALGRLASPSVFTWVFSEFRIPTAATLRYQAKALPKSFLIWNVVVTAFWVAGPLSSLYASVLAPEVTATCIALSGLITGVATITLTLIVDPAAALITDQTALEQRPEADVKAMLLYLVLTGIVGTLLSQVLLVPAAGVIAHVARFLYDHGIHHR, encoded by the coding sequence GTGGACGTATTCCGCCATTTCCCCGACCTCTACCTGATCGTCGCCGCTGTCCTGTACATGTTCGCCCAGGCCCTGCAGATGGCATCGGGCGCGGCGCGTCTCGCCGGCGTGCGGACGAAGCGCGTCGCGACCGGCTTGACGCTCTTCAACCTGTTCGCCACGACCGGCAGGCTGCTCAACCTCTTTTACGCGCCGCTGCTTTCGTCGCTCACCGATCATGCGCGAAGCACGCACGACGTCACCGGCTTCGACGCAAGCCTTCGCCTCGTCATGATCGCGGCCACCTTCGGCGCTGCGATAGGCGGCGCGCTCATCCCGTGGTCAGCTCGCATTCTCGCGCGCGGGATCGGATCGTTCGAACGCTCAGGATCGCTCATCGCCGCGCTCGGGCGGCTCGCATCTCCGTCCGTCTTCACGTGGGTCTTCTCGGAATTCCGGATTCCGACGGCCGCGACGCTGCGCTACCAGGCAAAGGCGTTGCCGAAATCGTTTCTCATCTGGAACGTCGTCGTCACCGCGTTCTGGGTCGCCGGACCGCTCTCGAGTCTGTATGCGAGCGTGCTGGCGCCCGAAGTGACCGCTACCTGCATCGCGCTCTCCGGTCTGATCACGGGCGTCGCGACAATCACGCTGACGCTCATCGTCGATCCGGCCGCCGCGCTCATCACGGACCAGACGGCGCTCGAACAACGTCCGGAAGCGGATGTGAAAGCAATGTTGCTGTATCTCGTGCTGACCGGCATCGTCGGCACGCTCTTGTCGCAAGTGCTGCTCGTGCCGGCAGCGGGAGTGATCGCGCATGTCGCAAGATTCCTCTATGACCATGGCATCCACCACCGCTAG
- a CDS encoding phosphatidate cytidylyltransferase has translation MSAGPAAGIVPAAGFGAALSGRRVLNGALVAAAGLGSVFYPPALAFILAIIATFGIIELRNLARRAGGDFSLPVSLCGSLAYVILPLLGQLQRFESALVGFIVLGSLLSAFRHGTATFFERSSRTAFAALYLGKPLSYFLLLDKSGSVVHGIAITIWTIVVVALTDIVGMVVGLRIGRTPLAPHLSPRKTWEGAIAACLVATGAATLLAQAPQIAAPWWLGLLFGFAVSCAAVVGDLVESALKRNAHVKDSGEIMPGHGGVLDRFDSYLVAGFIAYTVLGAAGRL, from the coding sequence GTGAGCGCCGGGCCAGCCGCCGGAATCGTCCCCGCAGCCGGTTTTGGCGCGGCCTTGAGCGGGCGGCGCGTGCTCAATGGCGCGCTCGTCGCAGCCGCGGGTCTCGGCTCGGTGTTCTATCCTCCCGCGCTCGCGTTCATCCTCGCGATCATCGCCACGTTCGGCATAATCGAACTTCGCAATCTGGCGCGCCGCGCCGGCGGCGACTTCTCGCTTCCGGTCTCGCTCTGCGGCAGTCTCGCCTACGTCATCTTGCCGCTCCTCGGCCAACTGCAGCGATTCGAATCCGCTCTCGTCGGCTTTATCGTCCTCGGTTCGTTGCTCTCGGCTTTCCGGCACGGCACAGCCACATTTTTCGAGCGCTCGAGCCGGACCGCGTTCGCGGCGCTCTACCTCGGAAAACCGCTTTCATATTTCTTGCTGCTCGACAAGAGCGGCTCCGTCGTGCATGGCATCGCGATCACGATTTGGACGATCGTCGTCGTCGCGCTCACGGACATCGTCGGAATGGTCGTCGGCCTGCGCATCGGACGGACTCCGCTCGCCCCGCACCTCTCACCGCGTAAGACGTGGGAAGGTGCGATCGCCGCGTGCCTCGTCGCGACCGGCGCGGCGACGCTCTTGGCTCAGGCACCGCAGATCGCGGCGCCATGGTGGCTTGGGCTGTTGTTCGGATTCGCGGTCTCGTGCGCGGCCGTCGTCGGGGACCTCGTGGAATCCGCGCTGAAACGCAACGCACACGTCAAGGATTCCGGTGAGATCATGCCCGGACATGGCGGCGTGCTCGACCGCTTCGACTCCTATCTCGTCGCGGGCTTTATCGCGTACACGGTGCTCGGCGCGGCCGGGCGGCTCTAG
- a CDS encoding pitrilysin family protein, with protein MAELNDTYRKSTLRNGIRVITERIAHVRSISLGLWVGIGSAHEESGQRGISHVIEHMLFKGTPTRSAREIAELMDSIGGNLNAFTDKEATCYHARVVDEHGPLALEVLADMFLHSNFDPVELRKEQQVVLEEIRMYDDSPDEINQDLFLKSAWSGSPLGEPIIGYASTVSGLTPELIRSYMSAHYSPAAVVLTAAGNVDHDEFVTQTERLLGQMRGGLSPADVARPEFYPVRVVQRKDCEQTYILIGVEGMAVSDERRYIVSVLDAILGGGMASRLFQEIREKRGLVYSVYSMHNAYRPGGTFAVAAAARPQNAAEVVRLIRSELAHMAAAGVSDLEVARAKEHLKGGMLLSLESTSTRMLRLGRTEFNVGRNVPAAEVAERIDAVTKPEVDALAASMFASGSFAMTVVGPVDEAFDGDALAQSA; from the coding sequence ATGGCGGAACTGAACGATACCTATCGCAAATCGACGCTGCGCAACGGCATCCGGGTCATCACGGAGCGCATCGCGCACGTGCGCAGCATAAGTCTCGGTCTGTGGGTCGGCATCGGATCGGCGCACGAGGAGTCCGGCCAGCGCGGCATCTCCCACGTCATCGAGCACATGCTGTTCAAGGGCACCCCGACACGCAGCGCGCGCGAGATCGCCGAGCTGATGGATTCGATCGGGGGAAATCTCAATGCCTTCACCGACAAAGAAGCGACGTGCTATCATGCGCGTGTCGTCGATGAGCATGGCCCGCTTGCGCTAGAGGTGCTCGCGGATATGTTTTTGCACTCGAACTTCGATCCGGTGGAACTGCGCAAAGAACAGCAGGTCGTGCTTGAAGAGATCCGCATGTACGACGATTCGCCCGACGAGATAAACCAAGATCTGTTCTTGAAATCCGCCTGGTCAGGCAGCCCTCTCGGGGAGCCGATCATCGGCTATGCATCCACCGTGTCGGGATTGACGCCCGAGCTCATCCGTTCGTACATGAGCGCCCACTATTCACCCGCGGCGGTGGTGCTCACGGCGGCGGGCAACGTCGATCACGACGAATTCGTCACGCAGACAGAACGTCTGCTCGGCCAGATGCGCGGCGGGTTATCGCCCGCAGACGTCGCGCGGCCCGAGTTCTATCCGGTTCGCGTGGTCCAGCGCAAGGACTGCGAGCAGACGTATATCCTCATCGGGGTCGAAGGTATGGCTGTCTCCGACGAGCGGCGGTACATCGTCTCGGTCCTCGACGCGATACTCGGGGGCGGCATGGCCTCGCGGCTCTTCCAGGAGATCCGCGAGAAGCGCGGCCTCGTCTACAGCGTGTACTCGATGCACAACGCGTATCGGCCCGGGGGAACGTTTGCGGTGGCCGCCGCGGCGCGGCCGCAAAACGCGGCAGAAGTCGTCCGTCTGATCCGCTCGGAGCTCGCGCACATGGCCGCCGCGGGCGTCAGCGATCTCGAAGTGGCACGCGCGAAAGAACACCTCAAGGGCGGCATGCTGCTTTCCCTTGAGAGCACGAGCACGCGCATGCTGCGATTGGGGCGCACGGAATTCAATGTCGGCCGCAACGTGCCGGCGGCCGAAGTCGCCGAGCGTATCGACGCGGTGACGAAGCCGGAGGTCGATGCGCTGGCCGCGTCGATGTTCGCATCCGGAAGTTTCGCGATGACGGTGGTCGGTCCGGTTGACGAGGCGTTTGACGGCGACGCGTTAGCCCAGTCAGCATAA
- the dxr gene encoding 1-deoxy-D-xylulose-5-phosphate reductoisomerase — protein sequence MRSIAVLGSTGSIGRQALEVIASHGDRFRACALAANSSIDVLASQANKLRPAVLSVGKREYVERLAGALDYEPRIVWGADGLRACAIESGADRLLAATDGMAAWRAVFAATRAGIDVALSNKEIIVAAGDLLIADAARAGARVLPVDSEHSAVFQCLQGERSDDVASVVLTASGGPFWDCSFDEMRHASPAQAMRHPTWVMGAKNSIDSATLMNKGLEVIEASRLFGLSGKQIEVVVHRESIVHAFVLFRDGSVKSQLASPDMRVPIGFALAYPQRLPSGPGAEPTRRAIGLGGRATTLAFEPVDDARFPCLRLAYDALARGGTYPAVLSAANEEAGRAYLAGKIQLTDIAALVAGALEAHESHIVSEEAVADADRWARAHAHAAILAAAH from the coding sequence ATGCGCTCGATCGCGGTGCTGGGATCCACCGGATCCATCGGCCGTCAAGCTTTGGAGGTCATCGCATCGCACGGCGATCGGTTCCGCGCGTGTGCGCTGGCCGCCAACTCGAGCATCGACGTCTTGGCTTCCCAGGCGAACAAGCTCCGCCCGGCCGTCCTGTCGGTGGGAAAGCGCGAATACGTGGAGCGCTTGGCCGGAGCCCTCGACTACGAGCCGCGCATCGTTTGGGGTGCAGACGGCTTACGCGCGTGCGCGATCGAAAGCGGCGCCGATCGGCTGCTCGCGGCGACCGACGGCATGGCGGCGTGGCGCGCGGTTTTCGCCGCGACGCGTGCCGGCATCGACGTCGCGCTTTCGAACAAAGAGATCATCGTCGCGGCCGGCGATCTCCTCATCGCGGATGCAGCGCGCGCGGGCGCGCGCGTGCTGCCGGTCGACTCAGAACACAGCGCTGTTTTTCAGTGTCTGCAGGGTGAACGGTCTGATGACGTCGCGAGCGTTGTCCTCACGGCGAGCGGCGGTCCTTTTTGGGACTGCTCGTTCGACGAGATGCGGCACGCGTCTCCGGCGCAAGCCATGCGCCACCCGACGTGGGTCATGGGCGCGAAGAACTCGATCGATTCCGCGACGCTCATGAACAAAGGTCTCGAAGTGATCGAAGCGAGCAGACTCTTCGGCCTTTCGGGAAAACAGATCGAAGTCGTCGTCCACCGCGAAAGCATCGTACACGCCTTCGTGCTCTTCCGCGATGGCAGCGTCAAGTCGCAGTTGGCGTCGCCCGACATGCGTGTTCCGATCGGGTTCGCGCTCGCGTACCCGCAGCGTCTTCCCTCGGGGCCCGGCGCAGAACCGACGCGCCGCGCGATCGGACTCGGAGGTCGCGCGACGACGCTGGCATTCGAGCCCGTCGACGACGCGCGGTTCCCTTGCCTTCGCCTCGCCTATGACGCCCTCGCGCGCGGCGGTACGTATCCCGCCGTGCTCTCGGCGGCGAACGAAGAGGCAGGACGGGCATATCTTGCGGGGAAAATCCAACTCACCGACATCGCAGCGCTGGTCGCCGGCGCGCTCGAGGCCCACGAGAGCCACATCGTCTCCGAAGAGGCGGTGGCGGACGCGGACCGTTGGGCGCGCGCGCACGCACACGCCGCAATACTCGCAGCCGCGCACTAG
- the proS gene encoding proline--tRNA ligase, which produces MRDDAAKREMKSIPPKGADLSDWYTQVCLRAQLVDYAPVRGCIVLRPYGFAIWDLIREEFDRRFKASGHQNAYFPLFIPESLLAREAEHVEGFAPEVAWVTEGGGEKLTERLAIRPTSEVIIGMMYARWIQSHRDLPILINQWANVVRWEKATRPFLRTLEFLWQEGHTAHATQAEAAEEVQRMLEIYRSVAEDVLCLPVITGQKSDHEKFAGAAATFAIEALMPDGKALQAGTSHELGQHFAKAYDIKFTDVDEQIKHAWTTSWGVSWRILGGVIMVHGDDRGLVLPPAIAPHQVVVVPIPKKGDDSVAIAAREIEALLQGVARTHVDDRQEQTAPWKFNEWEMRGVPLRAEIGPRDIAAGQVTLARRDTLEKIAVPREQLAARVVEILADIQRSLHARALDERNRRTVVAHDRKSFVDGLVAQTGFVSAAWCARTECELSIKAETSAVSRVISGPADPGALCAYCGCPAPVRAFFARSY; this is translated from the coding sequence ATGCGCGATGATGCGGCCAAGCGAGAGATGAAGAGCATTCCACCGAAAGGCGCGGATCTTTCGGACTGGTACACGCAGGTCTGTTTGCGCGCGCAGCTCGTGGACTATGCGCCCGTGCGCGGCTGCATCGTGCTCCGCCCGTACGGCTTCGCGATATGGGATCTGATCCGCGAGGAATTCGATCGCCGCTTCAAAGCCAGCGGCCATCAGAACGCGTATTTCCCGCTCTTCATACCCGAGAGCTTGCTTGCGCGCGAAGCCGAGCACGTGGAGGGTTTTGCGCCGGAGGTCGCCTGGGTGACCGAGGGCGGGGGCGAAAAACTCACGGAACGGCTCGCGATCCGGCCGACGTCCGAAGTCATCATCGGCATGATGTACGCACGCTGGATCCAGTCGCATCGCGACCTGCCGATCTTGATCAATCAGTGGGCGAACGTCGTGCGTTGGGAGAAAGCCACCCGCCCGTTTTTGAGAACGCTGGAATTTCTGTGGCAAGAAGGGCACACGGCGCACGCGACGCAGGCCGAAGCGGCAGAAGAAGTGCAGCGCATGCTCGAGATCTACCGGTCCGTGGCGGAGGACGTCCTCTGTCTGCCGGTGATCACCGGTCAGAAGAGCGACCACGAAAAATTCGCTGGCGCGGCCGCGACATTCGCCATCGAGGCGCTCATGCCCGACGGCAAAGCGCTACAAGCCGGCACGTCGCACGAGCTCGGCCAGCACTTCGCAAAAGCCTACGATATCAAGTTCACGGATGTGGACGAACAGATCAAGCACGCGTGGACCACATCGTGGGGCGTCTCGTGGCGGATTTTGGGCGGCGTCATCATGGTGCATGGCGACGATCGCGGCCTCGTCCTGCCGCCTGCCATCGCGCCGCACCAAGTCGTCGTCGTCCCTATTCCGAAGAAAGGGGACGATTCCGTCGCGATCGCCGCTCGCGAAATCGAAGCATTGCTCCAAGGCGTCGCGCGAACGCATGTGGACGACCGGCAGGAACAGACCGCGCCCTGGAAGTTCAACGAGTGGGAAATGCGCGGCGTGCCTCTGCGCGCTGAGATCGGCCCCCGCGATATCGCGGCGGGGCAGGTGACGCTCGCGCGCCGCGATACGCTTGAAAAAATCGCCGTGCCGCGCGAACAGCTCGCGGCGCGCGTCGTCGAGATCCTCGCCGATATCCAACGGTCGCTGCACGCGCGCGCGCTCGACGAGCGGAATCGCCGGACCGTGGTCGCGCACGACCGGAAGTCGTTCGTCGACGGGCTCGTCGCGCAGACAGGCTTCGTCTCAGCTGCGTGGTGCGCGCGCACCGAGTGCGAGCTTTCCATCAAAGCGGAGACCAGCGCCGTGTCGCGCGTCATCTCGGGCCCCGCGGATCCTGGGGCGCTCTGCGCGTACTGCGGATGTCCTGCGCCCGTCCGCGCGTTTTTCGCGCGTTCGTACTGA